The genomic window TGCCAGAAGATCCATCTTTAAAACTGGCAAAACTGTAAGTTTTTTACAAAGTGGGAACTCAGTGCCCGGGATAATTTCATTTACAGCAGTTGGTAATAAAACTGGGCAACAGTGCTTGACTCTATCATCCATACAAGAATATGCTCAAAACCCCAACAATCCATTGCAATTGTACTGCagagcagagagagaaaagaggtgAACTAACTTTGGAGCTCTGCCTCACAGATGGGCAACTGCCACAAACCCAAGTTGCAACAAGGTCAAATAACCGTTGTTCAGCTGGCCAAGTATCAAGAAGAAAAAGTACAATGAAAATTGCATAAAAGCAACTAATGAGAATGTTTATACAGATATCTTCCTTGAAGATAGCCAAGCTCCATACAGCCCATGCTGACCAACCAACAAGCCTGGAAGAGCAAATAGGGGCGGGCCAGAATGAACTGCTTTGCTTTAACTGACTGAATGTCTCTTCTCCCTCTTGAGTAGTCATGCCTAGGCCTTGCTGCAAACCAAAGCCTGTTTGTTAGGAGCAGGAAGAGACTTCGAAcatgttaggaaaaaaaaacaccaaagttttaaaataatcatttgtgGGGGAAATCAcgctttgcatttttaaaaatgtatctaaatacatatataatagacTCTACTTTAAGGTAATATATAAAGCTCCCAACCAAAAAAGATACATATACCAGTAATAGGCAAGAGACACCTATCTGTACAAACCTAGCCCACGAGAGGCTACATCCGTAGCAATGAGAATGGGAGCCTTCCCAGAACGGAATTCTGAAAGACAAGAGCCCCCCCCACCCAAAGTCAAGTTAAAAGAGCTAAGGAGCaggtttttagaagaaaaaagaataaacatttctaGTTTTATTGCATCTTGTTTCCATTTTATCAGATAAAAACTTACAGTTGcatccccaccaaaaaaatttaCCAACTTTCTAGTACTGTTCATCTAACCTAGATCCTCTATTTCCTGTAAGTTCAATTTAGACATTATAGAAAACTTAAGGGATGGTTCTAGTCCAAATGCATCATTTGAACAATGGGAAAACTGAAGGCTAGACCAATGAGGTGTTTTTTTGCTATATACTCCCTAAGAAACATAAGAAATCTGAATTTAGGTTTTCTTTCCCAATTCAATACACTTCACATTCCAACACACTCTTAAAATATTCATGAAGCTCTAGCAGAAATGGGAAAACTAGGAATAAACAGCTGTGGGGAAGACAGATacattccttttaaaaaggaggacacattttattatcccattttaatCACTTAATGAACCAAAGAGGAAAAATCTATGAAGGGAAAGGGAACAGATTAAGAGAAAATTgcaggaaaaaagtacaaaattttTGCTGAGTCAGTGGTATTACTGAGTCTTACTTTACACAGTAaacatctccccccacccctctgcCATCTCACACTTACTTCTCCCTCAAGAATTTGACTTAGACTTAAACTACAAAGTTTAAGAAGTCAGTGAAAAGTGTTTCTAAACTACTGGTCCCAATTCATAACAAAAACACTAATATTTCAACAAAAAACGTCCAATACTCTTAGGTCTGTCCTCACCGTTGAGTACCCAATCTCTTTCTGGTTGACTCTTGTCTCCATGGATACACATAGCTGGCCATCTGTCAATAAAAATTGACCTTCATTttagaaaacataataaaaaggaaaacaaagccaAGAAAAGATCTATCAACTATTAATTATGTTTTAAAGTTTTGTTGGGAGTTACCATGTCAATGTGATCATTTTGCAAAACAAATTATTAAGGGGctacattttaattttagaatcCCTACCACTCTGAAGCTGTCAGTTCAATACCACACTTACCCATCTCTACGCATCCTTCGGGTCAGGTCATCACATCGTCTTTTTGTCTCCACAAAGATTAtggtcttattttctttttcagccaTTATTTCCTCCATCAGCTGGATCAGTCTGGAAGGCAATCACAAATTCTACAATGTTTATCCACTAAAGTGACAACTCTCCCTAATATATTAAATAACCCTGGATAGTGCTGATTTGGAAAATCAGTCAAAACTGATTTGCATACTAAGGAAAAGGTTATTGGAGAACAGTTTCTTACTTGTGGTCCTTCTCACTTTCCATGCAAACATCCACAATCTGCAAGATGTTGTGATTGGCACTCAACTCCAGATTGCCCACATTGATCTGGGTGTAGTCTCGAAGGAAATCCTCAGCAAGTTGGCGAACCTCTTTTGGCCAGGTGGCACTCCACATCAGTGTCTGTCGATCAGGCTAAAAGCAAGGAGAAAAGTGTTGCTGAATGAAGAAACTTTTACAGCTagagattaaaagggaaaaatatcagtttttaCATACCCTGATTTGGTCCACAATCTTTCGAATCTGAGGCTCAAAACCCATATCAAGCATCCTATCAGCTTCATCCAATACAAGGTAAGTACAACGGCGAAGATtggtttttcctgattccagaaaaTCTATCAAGCGACCAGGAGTGGCTATGCAGATCTCAACACCtacaaaaaacaaattcaagggGCACAACATTACTTACATATCCAGCAGACTAATGACTTGAgaaagctaggtagcacagtggatagtgcatcaaccctggagttaagaggacctgagctcaaatctagttgtatgaccttaatcctgactgccttgccaaaaaacagaaaaggaaaaaaaaaagctttaaaaaaatctttatcccAGCTAAGAATAAGGAGTTCATCAAAGGTTACCACAGAAGCAGTGGAAACTCTAAGGTATAGACATGTAAACTTGTGATAGACAAGCAGTAGGGGAAAAGATCAAATCCTACACCTTGACAAGCAAATGTCAGGAACAGTCAAGTTCAGCCCTAGGAAGGACACTGGACAGTACTAAATTTGACCTTCCCATTTTTAGAGTTAATAGCAGAGCCCAAGTTCTGATCCCAATTCAGGATTCTTCCTACAACTTCCAAGTCCTGCCACCTCAATCACGTCTCATTTTGACAGCACATTCCAAGTTTTTAAATGGTACCATCCAGACATTGGCAGTTGGGTGGAGTCTATGACTTTGTCCTTGAGGGTGCCAATCTGATCTGTAACTGGGGAAGTGAGATTAGGTGACAGGCCCATGGTTACAGTGCCTTCAATTATGAGACCAGAGATGAATCCAAGGCTTTCTGATTCAAGTACAGCTTCTCCATTCACTTGACTTTGCACTTGCTGAGCCTGTTATCAGGCGTAAGGACTTTGTTTTGCTGCACCCCTCAATAAACTAATAAACTTATTAAAAGCAACTGTTTAACAGATAGAATGCTAGAAAACACCAGCATTCTCAAAAATCTCTTATACAACTATGaaacagtttaaaaaagaaacttagtACTATACTTGTACAAACTAACCATTGCCCTTAAAATAcattggaaggaaagaaggtagtAACCTTTCCCTCCCTAAGGAGTCTTTCAAGGTTCTTTCTTGGAGGTCCCTAGCTGGAGCGAGGGGAGGATTTCCCATCCTGTCCTTTGCCCCAATCAGCCAGACCCTCTCTTCCCCCATCATCAACCATTTCAGAGAGAACACTCATCCTCTCATTCCCCTCTACTGTACCTCCCAATATACCCATAGAACCTCCTGGCCTTTCTACCCCCTCCTACAGCTAAACCCTCCTATTACTTTGTCTCCTCCAATTCTGGTGTGAGCACTTTTAAGAACAGAAACTATCTTCCATTTACATATTCTAATAAATGtgaattactttttaattatagaattttttttatctttttttaaatgtcattcttAAAGGTGAAACACCATAAAAATACATTTCTACTTTTATAATGGAAGctaaatggaaaatagaatttaCAGACATCTGTTTTTCAGAATCTCAGCCATGATGTTCTATAAATATACCCGGCATTTTTACACTCAATGCAAGGTTTTAGAATTCCTTAATACCTCTCTCCAAATCTCGAATCTGGGGACCTTTGGGAGCACCTCCATATATGCAAGTACTTTTCAAGCGAGAGCATTTGCCGTAATCATCTGCCACCTGCTGCACTTGCTGGGCCAATTCCCGAGTAGGTGCCAGAACCAGGCACTGCAAAATacaaaggagatacaaaaaccaCACCTTTCAAAAAAGCCAAACAGGGATAAAACTGAGATCTTCCAAGAAGCATAAATGATTAAAACCAACCACTCAACCCTGCTTTCCCCGGGGGGATCGTGACCTCATCACCATCACTGAACTAGTACACATCCATGTATGTCTTGCCTTACCAATTATCCTGTCAAGCTTGTATATATAAATCCTAACTTTTCACCTTCTCTTGTTCCCACACAGGGGCTCAGTCTATATAAACTTGCAAAATTGGCTCAATATTCTCTGCATTCTAACTGCTTCTATGGACTCTGGCAGACAgcttcttaaatttaaaaaaaaaaaaagacacttacAATTGGGCCATCCCCCCTCTCCAAATAAGGCTGATGGTTGATATGAACAATTGCAGGCAGCAGATACTGAAAAAGAAGGACACAAAGAAAACGTCACCTTTGTTTCACACCAATCTTTTGAAACAGATAATATTACATAATGACATGAGAAAGTTTTAGGTCAAAGCTTGATCTGCAGAAAGCTGCAATACTGAAGCTTGGGGAAGGAATTCCCACATTGGTCTCCTGAACAGTCTAGACTGCATCCTTGCTATTACTGGATACTGCCTTTTCACTTACAGAACATCAAATTAAATTCAGCTGAAACTTAGGAGAAAAAACTGACAGTTCTCCTAGTCAGGTTTCTGCCATTTCACAAAGTAGCAATATCAACACACTTAACGTCATCTCCATAGAGAGCAAGGGAGAAAAGGCAAGACGAAAAGAAATTCTCATTTATGCTACACTTGAAAAGTTTATGAAACTTCTCCTAGAGGCCTAGCCTTTGGGATGCTCTCCACCACACAGAATCACCCAGTATAGAATTCAGCGACCTATGAGACAGATTAAATGAATATTGGTAAGATGATATGGTTCCTGATACATACCGCCAAAGTCTTCCCAGAGCCAGTTTGGGCAATGCCCACCATATCACGGCCACTAAGAGCCAACGGAAATCCCTGGCATTGAATTGGAGTTGGTTCTGTGAAGTTCTGATCCATTAGCACATCCATCACATACTCTACAAAGacagaaaatcaaaacaacccttcaCTCAAAATTTAGGAGGACACGAGTGGCAGTCATATTGAACTCAACTGGGAGTAACCACATATTTTGTCACTTTCTATAACTAACAACCAAAACTCTAGCTCagtgtttcccagctttctgaacCCCCATCTTCTTATAGTTCATATAATAAAGTCAAATTTGTCATGCAtgtgtaccaaaaaaaaaaaaagattcatgagCTCTTTCAGTAAGAATGGGATGCACTTCTCTAATGTACAGCAATAATCCCATCTCTTTGGTGGAAATTCAGACCAAACTACCCTTTGCCCTCTTTGCAACAGTTCCATTGCACGAGTATCCAAGGAATAGTTCCAGTTAAGAATCTCTGCTCCAGAGAAATACCACAAATTCTCTTAAGACCATGGGAAGTTCACAGAAGAGAACTCTTTAGAACACTCTTGAAATTTatcactctctcctctctcaagAGCTTTTGGCAAACTTTTAAATTTCTAGTCCCTAAGAACTTTATGACCTACAGATTTCCCCATATCATACcccttaaccccttgttaagaaAATCAATGTCTAGTACATGTCATTGGGTTCAAGAGTGGACTGGACCCTCTCTCCCAGGTCACCCATCAAAATCTAGAAAATTTGAGGTTCTCCATTTGACTCCTACCTATGTCATCAGATAAGGCTACTTAATTTCTAAGTCTTACCCACCTAAAATTACCAAGTACTCTTTCTACTTATTCTCTGATCAACTAAATAAATCTCTTCTTTCACCAGTGCTTTCTATATACAACAGtcataaatgtttatatgaataactTTGTAGACTATATCAAAGAATACTTACGAGGAAAGTTAGCATGATGGAAGGCAAACACTGGTTTAGGACAAACGTCTCCTCCTCTTACTGTGATTTCCTTTTTCCGGCGCAGTTCATCAACTTCATACTATaggaaaataaatccaagcaggtGAGCACAAAGTTTCTCTTTGGGAAAGCTATTACACAGCTTTCTTTAACTTGGTAACCATAACCATTAAAGGCAATTTccatatcattaaaataaaacataaatacatCTGAGTGTCTAGGAGGACTTTGAAATGCTGTTTCTTCCTACCAATTTTAAAAGCATGCCTCTGTCTAATGGATGTTTTTTGAGttagctagtggtgcagtggaaaaaggatgagcctggagtcagggaaaccagagttcaaatctagccttccTTTCTtatcaggtgacttgcccaatgtcacacatcCTTGCCTTGTAATGGAGTTTCTTCAATGGTAAAATGAAGATGACATTCAAGTAAAGTACTTGTCCCAGAGTCTTGacacataataagcactatagaaatgctatttatttttaattcaatttaatttagtaACAATTCAATTCCACTGGTATGCTGAGAATATCCTCTTAACAAGAGGTCAGTAATTTCCTATTCATAGGGAACTTAATGAGATGCACAATATAAAACAGCAACCCCTTTTACAAGTCTGCATAGAAACTGTTTTACCCATACACACAGTAAAGCCTTAATTATCTAGAATGGTCAGAGAAGTAGGTATTTTTCAAGACCTCTGAGTCCTGTTTCAACACATGTTGTCAAATATCTTGGTGGAAACTAATTTTTATCCATTTCCAGTGTTTCTTGATGACAAAATTATATCATAGCCTTAATTCACTTTATGTTACAAAAGAACAAGTGAAGCCAATGCTTAACTCAAGTGATACAGTAAATGCTTcagaaatgctttttttcctgACCAAGGGGGCAAAGAGGCTCAAAATAATGCTTAAAGTCAGATAACTAAATAATAAAAGTCAATTAGTCTCTTTATTTCTACAAGAGTATCCTTTCCACTATAATAACCTGCCTGTAAAcgttcatttttctttgatgatttaaaAGCTTTCAGGGCTCTAGGGTCATcaccatgttaaaaaaaactgtatCATTTTATCCTTTTTGTCAATTTGTCATCAAAGTACACCAAGAACATTTTTGTTGATGGAATGGTTACTTTAAATCTACTCCATATATCATGTATGTAATAGTTTAAACTAGGATTATTAGAGTCAACATTTGGAATAAAAATAAGTAATGCAACGAGTCTATTTTATAACTTACTATTTGTTTAGcacaaaataaagcaaatgttGAACTAGGTCTTCGCTACGGTCCCTTCCAACTTCAAATCTCACGAACTTGACAAGACACACTTCTCATTTTCTGGTTCTCAAATCCTACAGTAAGTAGCAAGTGctatttatattttccaaatatactGAAACCACTTTATGGCTAAAAGGCATTTTTATGCCCAGTCAACTATAAGAAAggttaagaaataaaaatcaaagaaaaaatagattaaaggGTCCAGATGCAATGGGCATCATATCAGTCAAAAATGATTATACAAGTGTATGTCTATACATATCTATTCACATGCATTCATGTTTTTAATTCTCAAAACAGAGTCACAGTTCTTATATAGAGGGAAAATACTAACAGTTTGTTAAAGTACACTCTGgctatttaaaaatgttctttcaaGTTCACAAAATCCACTATAGAAACTTACCGGGGTAAGCCTGGCTACTTCAGGGTGTTCCACATAAAAATTCTTCTCAAACTTTGGCAGCTCACTCAGGTCCCATTTCTTTTTACGCAACCGCTCCCCAGGATTACCAAACTTCTTTGGGGGTAAACCTCCACCTCCTCTTGCTCCAAACCTAAATAAGCTCATCAAAATTAGTCCATcttattgacattttttttcaaaaagtgcATGTATTAGATCTTAGTTTtttacagtaaaaaaaattaaattaaatattacatTAAACCTTAAATGTCATTCCAGAGTTTCACTTACAGACACCAAAGTTTGGCTGCCTaattcttccaacattgattCCAGTTCCATAAAAATGAACATCAGGAAACCTGGGGCTATTTTCCCCAGGTTTTAGCACTAGAATGCCCCTCCTATCCCCGTAAAATATCATGTCTATTAATTAAGGTCTTTCACAAGTCTACTCAGAACTTACTGCTTTAGAATTAATTCTGGAACTCCAACtttataattaattcatttatgatttttaaacttatttttaaaaatctaattagtCTCCAACTTCTTCAAAGTATCAAAACCCTttgctatacacacacacacacacagctacatgtttaaatataaatgcaaagGGACAAAATGgatagtttgtttttcttaaggaATTAAAATCATGGGTGCTCTTTTTAAACCACTGGCTTATTTCACACAAATGAATCATTTATCAATCattaggaaaaattataaaggaagttaaaaaaagtgAAACCAGCACAAAAAGCCATTTCAATTAAGCACTTTAATAATGGTCCTTTTCCCTCAAATGCTGAATCAAACTAGTTGAAAAAGCAATGCTTATTAGAGCCAGTCAATACTAAAGGAAGTCTATATAAAACATGTTCTATTTCCTcctaatcttttaatttttaaaaattatttgagcaTATACTAAAAGGATAACTTCTTCCAAATAAAAATTGctcaaatttgctttttaaattcatttgtaCAAGTATATAAAACGAGATCACAAAAGCAAATCTCTAGTGATTGTTTTATATATCTTGAAATAAAGGCTCTATTAGCCCAAATTTTTTATTCCCTGAAAAAAGtttaaagcaaacaaataaagaagcaaaaaacCCCACTAAATTAATTGTTTggagaaaaaatgtttaattctttttatatatatataaacaattccCAGTTGAAGCAGCCATTTTCTCCAGCCTAGACTACCAGACTAATGAGGCAAAGCAAAACAGATTCCAGGAAAGGTTAGGTCTATATTTTGATTtggttttaaatttaaatctttgggttatttatttttagcttatTTTATAACAGCTCCTCTCCCTTTTTACTAACAAATAAACATGGATTTTCATAAGAAAGACAGCCCTTGCAATTAATACAAAATACTAATTATTCTGCACTCAAGATGGCAGGTTGGGTGGTGATGTGGTCTTTAAAAACCATATTTGACACTTTCTGTATTTACTTTCATGATGAAGCTGTTCATACTAATATGTTTAATAAACTCAATAACTCTCTTTGGTGATTTAAATTTTACTAATTAGTAGCTATAATTATAATCTACCCTGTTATATTGGAATGTTTCTGGACACAACCATTACAAATTTAAGCTATTCAACTCTACCTTATAAGAATTTACTTTAATAAACAGTCAAACAGGTCTCAGTTGCAACGTTTTGCTCACATTGATTTGTATGCTCTATTCTATCCTTAAGATAATAAAAGTTTACATGGGTTTTAAAATAAGGGATCAGTAATACCCAGCATTTGTATTGGTTATTTCTGGTTGCTTTTGTTTTACTTATGtgtaattttctaagatttctggGACATGACAAGAAAAGGGATGGGCAGAAGCTGGGGGCCAGATCTTTGCACTATTATcacaaaaacaacatgaaaacgATCATCGGTTAATCATCACCACGTCTGTGTCTGTCATTTAACAATTTCGTTATTTGGGCCAAAATGCTAAGTTGATATATTTAATGGAGGGAAAGGGTTTTTACAGGCAGGACAGTTAAAGGGTAAGACCTTTTTTGTTCTAAGGCAGTTGGTTTGTCATTTGAAATTTATGAGGgggcggcacagtggataaaacagcGGCCCTCagccccgttgccttgcaaaaacctaaagaaaacgATTATGGAGGCATTGGCAAAAATGCTCAGTAATGAGGCAAGCATCTTCTCGGGGTGACCCAACCTTCGGGCTCCAACGCCACGAGGGGGAGACCCGAGAGCCGAGGCCTGCCACGACTCTCGCTCGCACGTAGATGCCCGCTTCAGATCGGGTGGGAATGCCCGCTGGGCCCCGGCACCAGCGCCCCAGTGGCGCAGAGGCTgcggccgggcccgggcccgcTCCAAGATGGCAGCTGGCGCACGCGGCGCGGCGGCCCGGCCAGGAGCGGCCTGTTCCCGGGCCCCGCCGGCCTGCCGCGGCCTTGGCCTCGGCGAGGGGACGCGGCGCGGCCCGAGGCCAGGGCTCCGGGGCCCCGcacccgcccctccccccgccgccCCCCCGCCTCACCCTCCGCGGTCGCGGTCCCGGTCGCGGTCTCCGAAGCCGCCTCCTCGCATGGTGGCGCCGAGGTCTGGCAGCGGGGCGCGGCCGGCCGGGGGCCCGGGCAGgagcggggcggcggcggcggcggcggaggccgAGGCGGGCCCGGGCTTCGGCGGCGCTCGCTCCTCGGCGGCGGCTCCACTCGTCGGCGTCGCCACCGTCGCCTACTGTCGGGCCGGAGACGGGCGCGGGGCTGGGCCGAGGCGGGCGGCGGCGGGAGGCggcgggaggcggcggcggcggggcgggcggcggcggcggggcggcggcggcggcggcggctgcttcctccctccctcgTCGCGGCTGCACAAAATGGCGGCCGCCGCGCCGACTCCAGCGCTACGCACGGCCGAGGCGGCACGTAAGCCGCGGCCCCGGCCTgcgcgccccgcccccgcccccggcctgcgcgccccgcccccgcccgcgcCATTCCCCAACGCGCACTACGCCGCCCGCGTAGGCGGCCGCCCGCCGGAGCCCCCGGGCTGCGCAGGCCGCGTAGAGCGCGCGCGCGGCCGGGCCGAGGACGTGGCGTAGCCGGGCGGGGAGCGGCGGGGGCGCGCACGGCGCGGAGCGGAGCGCGCGTCCCGGGGGcgccgggcgggggcggggcggggccgcgcaGGCCGCGGCCTCCTCCATGGTGCGGGCCCCGGAGCCCGGCCTGCCCGGCCTGCCCGGCCTGCCCCGCCGAGGCGCCCGTCCCCATGTGCGGGGCACACagcaggggcttaataaatgcggACCCACCCGAGCAGGCCGGGGGCCATCCTCCCCAGCCCCCCTTTTCTCCTCAACCCCCTGCCCTGTGCCCTCTGGCACCTCCCGGGCTCCTACAAAATGGCTTTTTCTTGGGCTGACAGAGGCCCCGGAGAACATTCTTGGGAGCTCTAAcgttaagaaaagaaaatctgagttcaaatcttgtctcttgGGGGGAGGCGGTGACCTTGGCTGAGTCGTTTGTCCAGGACTCCGTTTCCTTCTCTGCCAAAAATGGGAAGCTTAGATTTGGCAAAATGCTCCTCTCTGGCGAGTGCCTTTTGGGAAAGAATGGGCTTGACCTATACAGGGCTTTCCTGCTCCACCAAGAGCTTTGGAGCATCCTTTGTCTCCATGGATCCGCATGGGTCACCATGACAACCAGAGAGGAAGGCCACCTCACCagctctctcccctccccacccccttcccaatGCCCTCCTTCCCTAGCCCAGACTCGCTCTCTTCGATGCCTCTGACTCCATCATCTGCCAAGACGGGAAACTTTTCTCATTAATGAATTAGCTAATTTGGGGCCCTTTTGAAGAGCCAACATCAAACAGTCTCTTCCAGACTTGCCTATTTGATTCCTTTTAGCTAATTCCTACTGTAATCCCAGCTCACGGAGGTCACTGtcctttctcttaaaaaaaaaaaattgcatttcttttatcatgAACTTGTCAAACATGAGAGAAAATACAAACATGTCtacatccaaaggaaaaacagagggaaaaagaTTGTGTAGGAAAGCACAAGGCTCTATTATGTACAGCTTGGCTTTTTAAAGTATGTGTTAAGTTAAATATGGTAGTTTCAACACTGCCCTGCTTGTCTGATTCCCCTtctgtgtattttaaaatatttcactgacacgtttcttgttatttttttgacATTAGTATCACTCCCTCCTCTTGTATTTCCactacacgcacacacacacacacacc from Macrotis lagotis isolate mMagLag1 chromosome 2, bilby.v1.9.chrom.fasta, whole genome shotgun sequence includes these protein-coding regions:
- the DDX17 gene encoding putative ATP-dependent RNA helicase DDX17, with the translated sequence MRGGGFGDRDRDRDRGGFGARGGGGLPPKKFGNPGERLRKKKWDLSELPKFEKNFYVEHPEVARLTPYEVDELRRKKEITVRGGDVCPKPVFAFHHANFPQYVMDVLMDQNFTEPTPIQCQGFPLALSGRDMVGIAQTGSGKTLAYLLPAIVHINHQPYLERGDGPICLVLAPTRELAQQVQQVADDYGKCSRLKSTCIYGGAPKGPQIRDLERGVEICIATPGRLIDFLESGKTNLRRCTYLVLDEADRMLDMGFEPQIRKIVDQIRPDRQTLMWSATWPKEVRQLAEDFLRDYTQINVGNLELSANHNILQIVDVCMESEKDHKLIQLMEEIMAEKENKTIIFVETKRRCDDLTRRMRRDGWPAMCIHGDKSQPERDWVLNEFRSGKAPILIATDVASRGLDVEDVKFVINYDYPNSSEDYVHRIGRTARSTNKGTAYTFFTPGNLKQARELIKVLEEANQAINPKLMQLVDHRGGGGGGGGRSRYRTTSSVNNPNLMYQDECDRRLRGVKDGSRRDSGSYRDRGDTDRAGYANGSGYGSPNSAFGAQAGQYTYGQGTYGAAAYGTSGYAAQEYGAGTYGASSAASAGRSSQSSSQQYSSLGRSGQQPQPLMSQQFPQPPGATNMIGYMGQTAYQYPPPPPPPPPSRK